GTGGCCCCTGACCTTGACTGAAATCAGGGCCCAGAACAACTCCCAGCGCTGACACCAAACCTTGATACTcatctctgggcctctgggccgcttCCCACTTCCGAGCCCGACCCCGGGCGCCCACTGCCCTGCCCgtaccccaggccctgcccctggcgTCACCCACTCTGTGCCCCCAGCTGGCGGGAGTGGAAGCTGGCTACGCCTGCTTCTGTGGCTCCGAGAGCGACTTGGCTCGGGGTCGCCCAGCGCCGGCCACCGACTGTGACCAGATCTGCTTCGGCCACCCCGGCCAGCTGTGCGGCGGCGATGGGCGCCTGGGAGTCTACGAAGGTGAGGACAGGGCGAAACGTGGGCAATGAGGTAaagggaagggaggctgggggcggggcctggagaggggattgggatgggggcggggcctgagaagGGAAGTGGGCTGAGGGCGGGGCCTAGAGAGGGGActtgggctgggggcggggtctgAGAAGGGaagcgggctgggggcggggcctggacaggggactTGGGCTGGAGGCGGGGCCTGAGAAGGGACTTGggctggaggcggggcctggagaGGGGACTGGGCCGAGGGTGGGGTCTAGGACGGAGCAGGTTTTGCGGAGGGACATCAAGGGAAGGGGACCCGAGGAAGCCTGGGGtcagcctgggggcggggccgggctgggaggaggcggggctttGGCGTAGAGCTCCGCCCCGTGAAGTGGCCCCAGGGTCTCCGGGTTCTGACCGCCGGCCCCGCCCACAGTGTCGGTGGGCTCCTGCCAGGGGAACTGGACTGCGCCGCAGGGCGTCATCTACTCCCCGGACTTCCCGGATGAGTACGGGCCGGACCAGAACTGCAGCTGGGCTCTTGGCCCGCCGGGCGCCGCTCTGGAGCTCACCTTCCGCCTCTTCGAGCTGGCAGACCAGCGCGACCGCCTGGAGCTGCGCGACGCGGCCTCGGGCAGCCTGCTCCGCGCCTTCGAcggcgcccgcccgccgcccactGGGACGCTGCACCTGCGCGCCGCTGCGCTGCTGCTCACCTTCCGCAGCGACGCGCGTGGCCACGCGCAGGGCTTCGCGCTCACCTACCGAGGTGAGGCCCCGCCCCATCCCCCCCGGGCTTGCCCCACAGCCACGCTGCCTCACACCCCTCTCCACAGGCGTGCAGGATGCTTCGGAGAACCCGGTGCTCCCCAAGGGCTCGGCCCAGACCCCTGCAGTGCTCCCCGACGGGACTAATGTGAGCTGCAGCCCCCGGCTTGGGGCTCCGGAGGCCACAATGGGGGGTGAGACAGGAGCTTGAGGAGGGCGGGAGTTTGGGAAGCAGCGCTCCCTGGAGCCCTGTCCTCACCGCGCCTGTGTGCCCACAGCCCGGGTCTTCTCGACAGTGATGGCCATCTcagtgttgctgctgctgctgctgctgctgttgctactGCTGTCGCTGCTACGCCTGCTGCGCCGACGGTGCGCAcgctggggcagggcctgagggtGACCCAGCTGGGCAGTCGGGCACCTGATACTTGATGCCTCGGTGCCCAGGCGCATGGTGGGGGACTGGAGTGGCGGcgtgggcgtggggg
This is a stretch of genomic DNA from Myotis daubentonii chromosome 4, mMyoDau2.1, whole genome shotgun sequence. It encodes these proteins:
- the KREMEN2 gene encoding kremen protein 2 isoform X2, with amino-acid sequence MSGEAPNLPRPCRRRAGLSECFQVNGADYRGRQNRTGPRGTGRPCLFWDQTQQHSYSSARDPQGRWGLGAHNFCRNPDGDVQPWCYVAETEEGIYWRYCDIPTCHMPGYLGCFVDSGAPPALSGPSGTSTKLTVQVCLRFCRMKGYQLAGVEAGYACFCGSESDLARGRPAPATDCDQICFGHPGQLCGGDGRLGVYEVSVGSCQGNWTAPQGVIYSPDFPDEYGPDQNCSWALGPPGAALELTFRLFELADQRDRLELRDAASGSLLRAFDGARPPPTGTLHLRAAALLLTFRSDARGHAQGFALTYRGVQDASENPVLPKGSAQTPAVLPDGTNVSCSPRLGAPEATMGARVFSTVMAISVLLLLLLLLLLLLSLLRLLRRRSCLLAPGKGPPPLRPSQGSGRSWAVWYRRPGGVALPCPPGDSQAEGLASTYRPLSASSQSSLRSLISAL